A window from Leuconostoc mesenteroides subsp. mesenteroides encodes these proteins:
- a CDS encoding gfo/Idh/MocA family oxidoreductase: MIKLGIIGTSWITAMFIDAALQTKSYDLTTVYSRSQASGEKFLASLNSDTDNVDVVTTLSDLYQNIDVVYIASPNALHFEQAKAAIQSGVHVIVEKPSFSNPMEFQKIESLLATHPDVRLFEAARHVHQLNFKAIQETVAKMDQLQGATLVYQKYSSRYDAYLAGQEPNVLTREFSAGALYDLGVYPIYAALAVYGAPNAVQYLPRLLRNGADGSGVANLFYDDFNVTVIFGKTSNSYLPSEFYGLKDTISVSNIAELEKVTYYDGEGNSNYLGNVPEENPMIRESQDFANIINDPTTNHAEYMQWLQLAKQVNQTLFDLRQSAGIAFPADIKE, translated from the coding sequence ATGATTAAATTGGGTATTATTGGTACAAGCTGGATCACAGCAATGTTTATTGATGCAGCATTACAAACAAAATCGTATGATTTGACAACAGTTTATTCACGTTCGCAAGCTAGTGGTGAAAAATTTTTAGCATCATTGAACAGTGATACAGATAATGTTGATGTAGTGACTACTTTAAGTGATTTATATCAAAATATTGATGTAGTGTATATAGCATCACCGAACGCTCTGCATTTTGAACAAGCTAAGGCAGCCATTCAGTCTGGCGTTCACGTGATTGTTGAAAAACCTTCGTTTAGTAATCCAATGGAGTTTCAAAAAATAGAATCTCTGCTAGCAACACATCCAGATGTGCGTTTATTTGAGGCTGCTCGTCATGTCCATCAACTAAATTTCAAGGCCATTCAGGAAACAGTCGCTAAGATGGATCAGTTACAAGGGGCAACGCTAGTTTATCAAAAGTACTCATCCCGATATGATGCTTACTTAGCAGGACAAGAACCAAATGTTTTGACGAGGGAGTTCAGTGCTGGTGCATTATATGATTTAGGCGTTTATCCAATTTATGCAGCCTTGGCTGTTTATGGTGCACCTAATGCTGTACAGTATTTACCTAGATTATTACGCAATGGGGCTGATGGTAGTGGTGTAGCCAATCTCTTTTACGACGATTTTAATGTAACAGTGATTTTCGGTAAAACTTCAAATTCGTATTTGCCGAGCGAGTTTTATGGATTAAAGGATACAATTAGCGTCAGCAATATTGCAGAACTTGAAAAAGTTACCTATTATGATGGTGAGGGAAACAGCAACTATTTAGGAAATGTACCCGAAGAAAATCCTATGATTCGTGAGAGTCAGGATTTTGCAAATATCATTAACGACCCAACTACAAATCATGCTGAATACATGCAGTGGCTTCAGTTGGCGAAGCAAGTGAACCAGACATTGTTTGACTTGCGTCAATCTGCAGGCATTGCGTTTCCTGCAGATATAAAGGAATAA
- a CDS encoding DUF975 family protein, which produces MNQEPISIIDVKRDAKKLMKGQLGTAIKINIIAIIVTVITLSMMSFTVYAMVKDTNLMSSTDVSSAASLNLSPSEVIVSVLQDAAGLIFMWSVSWTIIDWFNHPKKNPRFIQTFQIFNNGKFFQSLLLAIVQSMLTFLWSMLFTIPGLIKHYSYAQTYFSYKLDLDAGKQANALTDYITRSRKIMNGRKWELFLLDLSFIGWHLLGILTAGLAYIYVIPYLNATKVAYSRRLFKLNSKANEEQ; this is translated from the coding sequence ATGAATCAAGAGCCAATAAGTATTATTGACGTCAAACGTGACGCAAAAAAATTGATGAAGGGTCAATTAGGAACAGCTATTAAAATTAATATTATCGCGATTATTGTAACAGTGATAACCTTATCGATGATGAGTTTCACAGTCTATGCGATGGTTAAAGATACGAATCTAATGTCTAGTACGGATGTTTCTTCAGCAGCATCTCTGAATCTGAGTCCGAGTGAAGTGATTGTTTCAGTACTGCAAGATGCGGCTGGATTAATATTTATGTGGTCTGTTTCTTGGACAATTATTGATTGGTTTAATCATCCTAAAAAGAATCCAAGATTCATTCAAACTTTTCAAATATTTAATAATGGCAAATTTTTTCAAAGTCTACTGTTAGCTATTGTACAGTCTATGTTGACTTTTCTTTGGTCGATGCTGTTTACCATTCCCGGATTGATTAAGCATTATTCTTATGCGCAAACGTATTTTAGTTACAAATTAGATTTGGATGCTGGAAAACAGGCCAACGCATTGACAGATTATATTACACGTAGTCGAAAAATAATGAATGGACGTAAGTGGGAATTATTTTTATTAGACTTGAGTTTTATTGGTTGGCATTTATTAGGCATATTGACAGCTGGTTTGGCTTATATTTATGTTATTCCTTATCTGAATGCTACTAAAGTAGCTTATTCACGTCGGTTATTTAAGCTAAATAGTAAAGCAAACGAGGAACAGTAA
- the dnaI gene encoding primosomal protein DnaI, giving the protein MQNLSEVLKQFQQQYANKANLSDIIESIGKDQDIRSFWTAHQDELNSDAFQLKMGDLYEYIQQKKRIAAGEKVLYPGYYPQLTIEKGYPIVHYVANEQTRKKLMQREKLTLYKMPKSVRSADWSTIGQEIVDHAQEEQGKTEAFISLNKILKSLTSTVQNNFVQGIYLYGDFGVGKTYMMGALANALAANNIGVMLLHFPSFISDLKATFDHKNESLDELLNKAKSVSVLILDDVGADTLTAWSRDSILGIILEYRMQNELTTFFTSNFDADGFEQYLSQTREGNEPIKAARLMQRVKFLAKPVQMTGKNKRLEN; this is encoded by the coding sequence ATGCAAAACCTATCTGAAGTACTCAAGCAATTTCAGCAACAATATGCTAATAAAGCCAATTTATCGGATATTATTGAATCTATTGGAAAGGATCAAGATATACGTTCTTTTTGGACTGCACATCAAGATGAATTGAACTCAGATGCTTTTCAACTTAAAATGGGTGATCTTTATGAGTATATTCAACAAAAGAAAAGAATTGCTGCTGGGGAAAAAGTTCTCTATCCAGGATATTATCCACAGCTAACAATTGAAAAAGGGTATCCAATAGTTCATTATGTTGCTAATGAGCAAACACGCAAAAAACTAATGCAACGTGAAAAGTTGACGCTGTACAAAATGCCAAAATCTGTTCGTTCGGCAGACTGGAGTACTATCGGTCAGGAAATCGTTGATCATGCCCAAGAGGAACAAGGGAAAACGGAAGCATTTATTTCACTCAATAAAATCCTAAAAAGTTTAACTAGTACAGTCCAAAATAACTTTGTTCAAGGTATCTATTTATATGGTGATTTTGGTGTCGGCAAAACATATATGATGGGAGCCCTTGCTAACGCATTGGCTGCTAATAATATAGGTGTTATGTTGTTACATTTTCCTTCATTCATTAGCGATTTGAAAGCGACATTTGATCATAAAAATGAATCTCTTGATGAATTATTAAATAAAGCAAAAAGCGTTTCTGTGTTAATTCTTGATGATGTTGGTGCAGATACGTTAACAGCGTGGAGCAGAGATTCGATTCTTGGTATTATTTTGGAATACCGGATGCAAAATGAGTTAACAACTTTTTTTACCTCTAATTTTGATGCAGATGGATTTGAACAATATCTATCGCAAACTAGGGAAGGTAATGAACCTATTAAAGCTGCTAGACTCATGCAAAGAGTGAAGTTTCTAGCTAAACCAGTCCAAATGACAGGAAAAAATAAACGGTTAGAAAATTGA
- a CDS encoding YibE/F family protein, whose translation MIFLKKTKNYWFVVIAVIVAWVILRSDSFLYQEPVGQVTHVKLQSKQKTIDEHNNADNISHQQLTIKLLNRNKIIKLTNQYTDSQTVTHQYRVGDQLLLTGHRGHFRIISLKRDAVIGALVVLLLGLLLIYGKWRATSWLTLSLVANVVLFAIALYIDVHLKNPNVILIFSILAVGVAALSLMLVLGRTLQMLVTLLATLLSTILTMFIMFIVLKATGNEGVHFETMSYVTQVPVTLFIAQTIIGVLGAVMDEAADIVAALFGLRREKIERHFKDYWHAGMNVGRDIMGTLINVLFMIFIAETMPMVFLMLRNGNNWPYILDQIMNLGILQTVISGIGIVLAVPVTSVLVGWIAERYKVVDK comes from the coding sequence TTGATATTCCTAAAAAAAACAAAAAACTATTGGTTTGTGGTCATTGCCGTTATTGTTGCTTGGGTTATATTGCGGTCTGATTCATTTTTATATCAAGAACCAGTTGGACAGGTTACACATGTTAAACTTCAGTCCAAACAAAAAACAATAGATGAGCATAATAATGCAGATAATATTTCTCATCAACAACTAACAATTAAACTGTTAAATAGAAACAAAATCATTAAGTTGACGAATCAATACACCGATTCGCAAACGGTGACACATCAGTACAGAGTTGGGGATCAGCTATTATTGACCGGGCATAGAGGGCATTTTCGAATTATATCTCTTAAACGTGATGCAGTCATCGGAGCTTTAGTTGTGTTACTATTAGGGCTGTTATTGATTTATGGAAAATGGCGTGCAACGTCATGGCTAACGCTCAGCCTTGTTGCCAATGTGGTTCTTTTTGCGATTGCATTATACATAGACGTTCACCTTAAAAATCCCAATGTTATTTTGATTTTTAGTATTTTAGCTGTTGGTGTAGCAGCATTGAGTTTGATGTTAGTATTAGGTAGAACCCTTCAGATGTTGGTTACGCTTTTAGCGACTCTTTTATCAACAATCCTGACGATGTTCATCATGTTTATTGTTCTTAAAGCTACTGGTAATGAAGGGGTTCATTTTGAAACAATGTCGTACGTAACACAAGTACCGGTTACTTTGTTTATTGCCCAAACGATTATTGGTGTGTTAGGCGCGGTTATGGATGAAGCTGCAGATATTGTTGCTGCGTTATTTGGTCTGCGTCGTGAAAAAATCGAACGTCACTTCAAGGATTATTGGCATGCGGGGATGAATGTTGGGCGCGATATCATGGGCACATTAATTAATGTGCTATTCATGATTTTCATTGCGGAAACAATGCCGATGGTTTTTTTGATGCTACGAAATGGTAATAATTGGCCCTATATACTTGATCAAATTATGAACCTTGGTATTTTACAGACAGTTATTTCTGGAATTGGTATTGTTTTGGCTGTTCCTGTCACTAGTGTTTTAGTTGGGTGGATTGCTGAGCGATACAAGGTGGTGGACAAATGA
- the recG gene encoding ATP-dependent DNA helicase RecG, with the protein MITLNDNVNILPGVGPKRLDALHEIGIFTIDDLINYFPFRYEDLGERVPSETLDGEKATFKGIVSTPAIVTRFGKRSQTRFGLMIAHENVRVSFFNQPWIAQNVEVGQEVAVYGTYDAAKATLTGMKVISKISNELDPIYPASKQISAKTIRHLIEIAWADVRGTVDSLVPNNVRQKYRLLDRNTQIEHMHFPADMAQAKLARRSIAFEEFFIFQMRLQLLKLADKNFSGESINYDNKALNKFKAGLPFTLTEAQQKVVSEILQDQKRPVHMNRLLQGDVGSGKTVVAAIALYAVVTAGMQAALMAPTEILAQQHAVNLAAMFEKAGVNIRIELLTSGMKAAARRQLLEDLADGTIDILVGTHALLQPDVMFHHLGLAVIDEQHRFGVNQRAKLRENGVNPDILAMTATPIPRTLSITAYGEMDVSIIDQLPNGRKQIQTRKISHNQIDSAIEFLKQQLSEGAQAYVVTPLIEESETLDVQNAQAMYESLQLELPNNEIGLLHGRLSNNEKKDLMANFKKNKIQVLVATTVIEVGVDVPNASIMLIMDADRFGLAQLHQLRGRVGRGTRQSYTILVADPKTDYGRARLDAMVETTDGFLLAQRDLELRGSGDILGTKQSGVPEFAVGDPIKDLKMMEVAQQEAISLVSTDGWDKFSENQKLVDYLSRTMAHYRHLD; encoded by the coding sequence ATGATAACCCTAAACGATAATGTGAATATTTTGCCGGGCGTAGGTCCTAAGCGACTAGATGCGTTGCATGAAATTGGTATTTTTACGATTGATGATTTGATTAATTATTTTCCATTTCGATATGAAGATTTAGGAGAACGAGTGCCTTCTGAAACATTGGATGGTGAAAAGGCTACTTTCAAAGGAATCGTGAGCACACCGGCGATTGTGACTCGTTTTGGCAAACGATCTCAAACACGTTTTGGACTAATGATAGCACATGAAAATGTGCGTGTATCGTTCTTTAACCAACCATGGATTGCTCAAAATGTAGAAGTCGGCCAAGAAGTTGCTGTTTATGGTACTTATGATGCTGCTAAAGCGACCTTAACAGGCATGAAAGTGATTTCCAAAATTTCCAATGAACTTGACCCAATTTATCCTGCGTCTAAACAAATAAGCGCTAAAACAATCCGTCATTTGATAGAAATTGCGTGGGCTGATGTACGTGGTACGGTTGATTCATTAGTGCCAAATAACGTCCGTCAAAAATATCGTTTACTAGACAGAAATACGCAAATTGAACATATGCATTTTCCAGCTGACATGGCGCAAGCTAAATTAGCACGTCGAAGTATCGCTTTTGAGGAATTTTTTATTTTTCAAATGAGATTACAGTTGCTCAAATTAGCTGATAAAAACTTTTCTGGTGAAAGTATCAATTATGATAACAAGGCGCTAAACAAATTTAAAGCTGGCTTACCTTTTACATTGACAGAAGCACAACAAAAAGTTGTTTCTGAAATTTTACAAGATCAAAAACGTCCAGTGCACATGAATCGTTTATTACAAGGTGACGTAGGTTCTGGTAAAACAGTGGTAGCAGCAATTGCATTATACGCTGTTGTCACTGCAGGAATGCAAGCCGCATTGATGGCACCAACTGAAATTTTGGCTCAGCAACATGCCGTTAATTTGGCTGCAATGTTTGAAAAAGCGGGTGTTAATATTCGTATTGAACTGTTGACTAGTGGCATGAAAGCTGCGGCTCGGCGTCAATTATTAGAAGATTTAGCCGACGGAACAATAGATATCTTAGTTGGTACACACGCATTGTTACAACCGGATGTGATGTTTCATCACCTAGGTTTGGCAGTAATTGACGAACAACATCGATTTGGTGTTAATCAACGTGCAAAATTACGTGAAAATGGTGTAAACCCTGACATACTAGCGATGACGGCTACGCCGATTCCTAGAACATTATCTATCACTGCCTATGGAGAAATGGATGTATCAATAATCGATCAACTACCTAATGGCCGTAAGCAAATTCAGACACGAAAAATCAGTCATAATCAAATTGACTCGGCAATTGAATTTCTTAAACAACAACTCTCAGAGGGCGCACAAGCATACGTCGTGACGCCTTTAATTGAAGAGTCAGAAACATTAGATGTACAGAATGCTCAAGCAATGTACGAATCATTACAATTGGAGTTACCAAATAACGAAATTGGCTTACTTCATGGCCGGCTCTCGAACAACGAAAAAAAAGATTTGATGGCTAATTTTAAAAAAAATAAAATTCAGGTCTTAGTTGCTACTACAGTCATTGAAGTGGGGGTTGATGTACCCAACGCTAGTATTATGTTAATTATGGATGCGGATCGATTTGGATTGGCACAGTTACACCAATTACGTGGCCGAGTGGGTCGTGGTACGAGACAATCATACACAATTCTAGTTGCAGATCCAAAGACCGATTATGGTCGTGCTAGGCTTGATGCAATGGTTGAGACAACAGATGGTTTTCTTTTAGCACAAAGAGACTTAGAACTACGCGGTTCTGGCGATATACTAGGAACTAAACAGTCTGGTGTGCCTGAATTTGCAGTTGGCGATCCAATTAAAGACTTGAAGATGATGGAAGTTGCTCAGCAGGAAGCAATTAGCTTAGTTAGTACTGACGGCTGGGATAAATTCTCTGAAAATCAGAAACTAGTGGATTACTTATCAAGAACGATGGCGCATTATCGACACTTAGATTAA
- a CDS encoding DEAD/DEAH box helicase, whose translation MKPELLEKFNASFETPTPIQNAVWQRLTDGDSIFGLAPTGTGKTLAFVLPVLSRIDTNLKRTQVLILAPSQELAMQTTQVVREWGNIIGASVASLIGGANGRRQADKIKKDKPQIVVGTLGRVLTMVDGGVLKLDHIATVIFDEADAMLTEERHDSLQELADKLPAHIQLGLFSATSGVDLNYVNDTFEQKVHPISVGTDAPVSIKHEFQYVDQRAKEKVLIQLARNNQQALVFFNTISALVNMQATLRHAHVSVMSIGSNDKRQVQRADALRLFKKGEVTLLLVTDVAARGLDIEDLPLVVNAQLPQRKKTYVHRTGRTGRMGKVGRVLNLGNDHDIRDLKRELGDSFNLGKAENLFEKDIKSQEKTVAKSKNSENVSSVPKDKNSSSVVPLVTKKEVVVEPTTKVKKKKRTKNSKDKGKPKWAQNGKKK comes from the coding sequence ATGAAACCTGAACTTTTAGAAAAATTTAACGCCTCTTTTGAGACACCAACGCCTATACAAAATGCTGTGTGGCAACGTTTGACCGATGGTGACTCAATATTTGGTTTAGCACCAACTGGAACTGGTAAGACATTAGCTTTTGTATTACCAGTTTTATCTCGTATTGACACAAATTTGAAACGTACACAAGTATTGATTTTAGCACCCAGTCAAGAATTGGCCATGCAAACAACGCAAGTCGTTCGAGAATGGGGGAATATTATTGGTGCAAGCGTAGCGAGTTTGATTGGTGGTGCAAATGGTCGTCGACAAGCTGATAAAATCAAGAAGGATAAGCCACAAATTGTTGTTGGCACTTTGGGGCGTGTGCTGACAATGGTAGACGGTGGCGTACTCAAATTAGATCATATTGCAACGGTTATTTTTGATGAAGCTGATGCGATGTTAACTGAGGAACGTCATGATAGCTTACAGGAGTTAGCAGATAAGTTACCTGCGCATATTCAATTAGGGCTATTCTCAGCAACTTCTGGTGTGGATCTGAATTATGTCAATGATACATTTGAGCAAAAAGTGCATCCGATTTCTGTAGGAACAGATGCGCCCGTATCTATTAAGCATGAATTTCAATATGTGGATCAGAGAGCAAAAGAAAAAGTATTAATACAATTAGCCCGAAATAATCAACAAGCTTTGGTGTTCTTTAATACAATTAGTGCCTTAGTGAACATGCAAGCTACTTTGCGACACGCTCATGTAAGTGTTATGAGTATCGGTAGTAATGACAAACGCCAAGTGCAACGTGCAGATGCTCTGCGTTTATTCAAAAAAGGTGAAGTCACATTATTGTTAGTGACCGATGTTGCAGCGCGAGGATTAGATATTGAAGATTTACCGTTGGTGGTAAACGCTCAGTTGCCACAACGCAAGAAAACTTATGTCCACAGAACAGGACGAACCGGGCGTATGGGAAAAGTAGGTCGTGTATTGAACCTTGGGAACGATCACGACATTCGTGACTTGAAAAGAGAATTGGGGGATAGCTTTAATCTAGGTAAAGCAGAAAATTTGTTTGAAAAAGATATAAAGTCCCAAGAAAAGACCGTCGCAAAAAGTAAAAATAGCGAGAATGTTTCGTCTGTCCCTAAAGACAAAAACTCCTCAAGTGTGGTTCCTCTGGTAACAAAAAAAGAAGTTGTAGTTGAACCCACTACAAAAGTTAAAAAGAAGAAACGTACAAAAAATTCCAAAGATAAGGGCAAACCAAAGTGGGCTCAAAACGGTAAAAAGAAGTGA
- the mutM gene encoding bifunctional DNA-formamidopyrimidine glycosylase/DNA-(apurinic or apyrimidinic site) lyase, whose amino-acid sequence MPELPEVETVRRGLEKLIIGSKIINVQLPYPKVITGDGQQFITGVMNTEFKQIDRRGKYLLLRLANNHTIVSHLRMEGQYSVESIETTPYKHTEIIFELSDKRALFYNDTRRFGRMVLTTTGFENIEVPSLSKLGPEPTEEQLTLSYMKRIFSKSRRPVKTFLLDQTQIAGIGNIYADEVLWQSKIHPQTPANALDEVQLSILRANIISEIKRAIKHHGTTVHSFSNVFGEVGKFQNELQAYGRAGEPCLRCNTPMVKIKVGQRGTTFCPVCQVEKN is encoded by the coding sequence ATGCCAGAACTACCAGAAGTTGAAACAGTCAGACGTGGGCTTGAAAAACTAATTATTGGCAGCAAAATTATTAATGTACAATTGCCTTACCCAAAAGTTATTACTGGGGATGGGCAGCAGTTCATCACCGGTGTCATGAACACAGAATTCAAACAAATTGATCGTCGCGGCAAATATTTATTACTACGTTTAGCAAATAATCATACAATTGTTTCTCATCTACGAATGGAGGGGCAATACTCAGTAGAATCAATTGAGACGACGCCTTATAAACATACAGAGATTATTTTTGAACTATCTGATAAGCGAGCTTTGTTTTATAATGACACAAGACGGTTTGGACGCATGGTATTGACCACAACTGGCTTTGAAAATATAGAAGTACCTTCGCTATCTAAACTAGGACCAGAACCTACAGAGGAGCAGCTGACTTTATCATATATGAAGCGTATTTTTTCAAAGTCCAGAAGACCTGTTAAAACATTTTTATTGGATCAAACGCAAATAGCTGGTATTGGCAATATTTATGCGGATGAAGTTTTGTGGCAAAGTAAAATACATCCCCAAACACCAGCCAATGCATTAGATGAAGTTCAACTTAGTATTCTTAGAGCTAATATCATTTCAGAAATTAAACGGGCGATTAAGCATCATGGTACGACAGTACACAGTTTTAGTAACGTTTTTGGTGAGGTAGGTAAATTCCAAAATGAATTACAAGCTTATGGACGTGCTGGCGAACCTTGTTTACGTTGCAATACGCCGATGGTTAAAATAAAAGTTGGTCAACGTGGTACGACATTTTGCCCAGTTTGCCAAGTGGAGAAAAATTAA
- a CDS encoding dephospho-CoA kinase: MLIIGLTGGIATGKSTVSALLRQAGFPIVDADIVAREVVEPGTSTLEKIKLAFGPGIIDNGVLDRRKLGQIVFENGAQLKKLNDIMQPAISSAMADKINFWRLQNVPILVLDVPLLFERDYDKNKSVDKIIVVTASEEVQLSRLKNRDQLSNIEARNRVKSQLPMSQKVERADYVIDNNGRIEELQEQVTVLIKKIKELASTHDAK; this comes from the coding sequence ATGTTGATAATTGGTTTAACAGGTGGAATTGCTACAGGGAAATCGACAGTCAGTGCTTTGTTACGTCAAGCAGGTTTTCCGATTGTTGACGCAGATATAGTGGCTCGTGAAGTCGTTGAGCCAGGAACATCAACACTTGAAAAAATCAAATTAGCGTTTGGCCCGGGAATAATCGACAATGGTGTATTAGATCGACGTAAGCTGGGTCAAATTGTCTTTGAAAATGGCGCCCAATTAAAAAAACTAAATGATATTATGCAACCAGCCATTAGTAGTGCAATGGCTGATAAAATTAATTTTTGGCGCTTACAAAATGTGCCCATATTAGTCCTAGATGTACCATTGTTATTTGAACGAGACTATGATAAAAATAAATCAGTAGATAAAATCATTGTTGTAACTGCTAGCGAAGAAGTCCAATTGTCTCGTTTGAAAAATCGTGATCAACTCAGTAATATAGAGGCACGTAACCGTGTAAAGTCACAGTTACCAATGTCGCAGAAGGTTGAGAGAGCTGATTATGTTATAGATAATAACGGTCGTATCGAAGAGCTACAGGAACAAGTTACAGTTTTAATCAAAAAAATAAAGGAGCTCGCGTCAACGCATGATGCAAAATGA
- a CDS encoding helicase DnaB translates to MMQNDSTIEFHAKAGVFVQSNTPITLTDLDRTFDLYTPFIGATGYALYHLLVSELPYNTQLDGREDHNFILDSLNVSLPDFVKVRRRLEAVGLLTTLYTEDALGEIYTYQLFAPLDVDSFFKEKLLAGLLFKYVGEARYLTLQKRYATQGQPNVKGDNISAKFLQVFKHDTSTLLPTFEINTNHSKIEIEDDFNFENFTDLVRGTTTEKLAQHRDFLVSMHVIYGVDEVTLAGYTSQAITLDTHDVDEKILQKIMRQNRTTVIAEQVVSQPVQQNRSREMLQLVQDAKTLAPNAFIEDVKFKKGGGFVTRNEYYFISKMIKDVRLKPEVVNMLVWYELVKRNRDTVNVDTAETIANSWLKMHVNSAEAALNAIEKYQPTRSTKRNYSKKMTRVEPQMPSSTPQNQPATSVDEVAEALAELKKLNIKTKN, encoded by the coding sequence ATGATGCAAAATGATAGCACAATTGAGTTTCACGCTAAGGCTGGTGTTTTTGTGCAGTCAAATACACCAATTACATTGACCGATTTAGATCGTACTTTTGATTTATACACGCCGTTTATTGGCGCAACTGGGTATGCACTGTACCACCTGTTGGTAAGTGAGTTACCCTACAATACACAATTAGATGGACGAGAAGATCATAATTTTATTTTAGATAGTCTGAATGTCAGTTTGCCTGATTTTGTTAAAGTTCGTCGGCGTTTAGAAGCAGTGGGTCTATTGACTACGCTTTACACAGAAGATGCTTTGGGCGAAATTTATACGTATCAATTATTTGCTCCGCTTGATGTTGACAGTTTTTTTAAAGAAAAATTATTGGCTGGTCTATTATTTAAATATGTTGGAGAGGCGCGTTATTTAACACTTCAGAAACGATATGCTACACAAGGACAACCAAATGTGAAGGGTGACAATATATCTGCCAAGTTTTTACAGGTCTTCAAGCATGATACATCTACCTTATTACCAACATTTGAGATAAACACAAATCATAGCAAAATTGAAATAGAAGATGATTTTAATTTTGAAAACTTTACAGACTTAGTGAGAGGTACAACAACAGAAAAGTTGGCACAACATCGAGATTTTCTAGTATCAATGCACGTGATTTACGGCGTTGATGAGGTAACGCTGGCAGGTTATACTTCGCAGGCAATCACATTAGATACTCATGATGTTGACGAAAAGATTTTGCAGAAAATTATGCGTCAAAATCGCACAACCGTTATTGCAGAGCAGGTGGTTTCACAGCCAGTGCAACAAAACCGCTCTAGAGAAATGTTACAGTTAGTTCAAGATGCAAAAACATTAGCACCTAATGCCTTTATTGAAGATGTTAAGTTTAAAAAAGGCGGCGGTTTTGTGACACGAAATGAATATTATTTCATCAGTAAAATGATTAAAGATGTGCGCCTCAAACCGGAGGTCGTCAATATGTTGGTTTGGTATGAATTGGTCAAACGAAATCGCGATACGGTCAATGTTGATACAGCAGAAACAATTGCTAATTCATGGTTAAAAATGCATGTGAATTCGGCTGAAGCAGCACTCAATGCAATTGAAAAATATCAACCTACTCGATCTACAAAACGAAACTATTCTAAAAAAATGACGCGTGTTGAACCACAAATGCCTTCTAGCACGCCTCAAAATCAACCAGCAACTTCTGTAGATGAAGTAGCGGAAGCCTTGGCTGAACTAAAAAAGTTGAATATTAAGACTAAGAATTGA
- a CDS encoding YibE/F family protein, protein MNAIGLLIIILFVLMVFVGGVQGMKAFVGLMLNFIVIFILMILINWQFNAYIVTALMSVIILALAIYLGAENQFVTNTAFKTSLIVMSILMVVAIVVQHLGQFQGFATENSEELEGLSLNIGLPFTKVAVIVMVISILGAVAEAAMAIVADLNEVIERTPNLSKKSLYAHAHIIGGQILGTAINTLFFGVLGANLPLLIWFIRLRYSIAMFFNAKLLMMEVVTMLLGMLGILMSIWVASRLVVHEYIKIKSKNTRKGE, encoded by the coding sequence ATGAATGCGATTGGATTGTTAATAATTATTTTATTTGTTTTAATGGTGTTTGTTGGCGGTGTTCAGGGAATGAAAGCCTTTGTAGGCTTGATGTTGAACTTTATTGTTATTTTTATTTTGATGATTTTAATCAATTGGCAGTTTAATGCATATATTGTTACGGCTTTAATGAGTGTGATTATTTTGGCTCTTGCAATTTATTTAGGTGCAGAAAATCAATTTGTGACTAATACAGCTTTTAAGACAAGCTTGATAGTTATGTCAATTTTGATGGTAGTGGCAATTGTGGTTCAACATTTAGGCCAATTCCAAGGATTTGCAACTGAAAATTCGGAAGAATTGGAAGGTTTATCTTTGAATATAGGTCTGCCCTTCACAAAGGTTGCTGTAATTGTAATGGTCATATCCATTTTAGGTGCTGTTGCTGAAGCTGCAATGGCTATTGTAGCAGACCTGAATGAGGTCATAGAGCGTACACCGAATTTAAGCAAAAAAAGTTTATACGCGCATGCACATATTATTGGTGGGCAAATATTAGGTACAGCTATCAACACACTTTTTTTTGGGGTTTTAGGAGCAAATCTACCGCTTTTAATTTGGTTTATTCGTTTACGTTATTCAATTGCGATGTTTTTTAATGCAAAGTTATTGATGATGGAAGTCGTTACAATGTTGTTGGGTATGTTGGGAATTTTGATGAGTATCTGGGTAGCTAGTCGATTGGTTGTACATGAATATATCAAAATAAAAAGCAAAAATACAAGAAAAGGAGAATGA